The following are encoded together in the Mycosarcoma maydis chromosome 4, whole genome shotgun sequence genome:
- a CDS encoding uncharacterized protein (related to VCX1 - Vacuolar Ca++/H+ exchanger), producing MSSTTPTSQTVESKPAPAALQASSIDQPPAFSSATPTCDIANPLPKPALATPRESSASSNNLAHRPKRAVIADSEPDMLEKGQAGSSNEASSALSRTLSSSDPASSITARKRGVTRDASSGGEGLGGPFAGPPRRATMESRATTRRSFNDLFTPEHRLAKPPATLVSLKNLLFGSILNLLLVFIPISWALHFALDQSVTRNGIAVFVTSFLAIMPLATILSQATEELSLRVGETIGGLINASLGNAVELIVAIVSLFNCELIVTQTSLLGSILSNLLLVLGTCFFVGGLRVKEQVFLEAPAQLNTSLLMMAVISLVIPSAFHAVLGGIPDNTERGDILKFSRGVSVLLLLIYIGFLYFSLSSHKEFFEDDNEDEEEQPQMNMTAVIITLVIVTVLIGVTSEWLVTAIDVVTSSGAITRTWIGLILLPIASNATEHLAAVIFAWKNKIQMASSIAIGSSIQIALFVIPLLVIIAWIGDRPLTLLFDPFATILLFLTVLIVNFAIADNRSNYLEGFVLIMVYLIVALTVWFVPDDLADTLFSDAYCHNR from the coding sequence ATGTCGTCCACAACACCAACCAGCCAGACCGTCGAGTCAAAGCCCGCGCCTGCAGCCCTTCAAGCTTCTTCTATAGACCAGCCACCTGCCTTTTCTAGCGCAACTCCCACTTGTGACATTGCTAATCCTCTTCCAAAACCTGCCCTGGCTACCCCAAGAGAGTCCAGTGCCAGCTCTAACAACCTGGCCCATCGTCCAAAGCGTGCTGTAATTGCCGATTCGGAACCCGACATGCTCGAAAAGGGCCAAGCGGGTTCGTCTAACGAAGCGTCTTCCGCCCTCTCTCGCACTCTTTCTTCCTCGGATCCTGCTTCTTCCATTACCGCTCGAAAGCGTGGCGTGACTCGCGACGCATCGTCCGGTGGAGAGGGCCTCGGCGGTCCTTTTGCTGGTCCACCACGTAGAGCGACGATGGAGTCCAGGGCAACAACGCGTCGTTCGTTCAATGACCTCTTTACTCCGGAGCACCGTCTGGCCAAGCCTCCTGCCACCTTGGTAAGCCTCAAGAACCTTCTCTTTGGCTCCATCCTCAATCTGCTTCTCGTCTTCATCCCCATCTCTTGGGCGCTTCATTTTGCGCTCGACCAGAGCGTCACCCGAAATGGCATCGCCGTCTTTGTCACCTCCTTCCTTGCCATTATGCCGCTCGCCACCATACTCTCGCAGGCCACCGAGGAGCTTTCTCTCCGCGTCGGTGAGACGATCGGTGGTCTGATCAATGCTTCGCTCGGCAATGCAGTCGAATTGATCGTTGCAATCGTATCGCTCTTTAACTGCGAACTTATCGTCACACAGacgtcgctgctcggctCGATCCTTTCCAACCTCTTGCTCGTACTGGGCACCTGCTTTTTTGTTGGCGGCCTTCGCGTCAAGGAACAGGTCTTTCTTGAAGCACCGGCTCAGCTCAACACTTCGCTCCTCATGATGGCCGTTATCTCGCTCGTCATTCCCTCGGCTTTCCATGCTGTCCTCGGTGGCATTCCGGACAACACGGAGCGTGGCGACATTCTCAAATTCAGCCGTGGTGTCTCGGtgctactgctgctcaTCTACATCGGCTTCCTTTACTTTAGCCTGTCGTCGCACAAGGAATTCTTTGAGGACGACAatgaagacgaagaggagcagcCGCAAATGAACATGAccgccgtcatcatcacGCTCGTCATAGTCACCGTCCTGATTGGCGTCACTTCCGAGTGGCTCGtcaccgccatcgacgtTGTTACTTCGAGCGGTGCCATCACACGCACTTGGATCGGTCTCATCCTTCTGCCGATCGCAAGTAACGCAACGGAGCACTTGGCTGCCGTCATTTTCGCATGGAAGAACAAGATTCAAATGGCATCGTCCATCGCGAttggctcgtcgatccagaTTGCGCTGTTCGTCATTcccttgctcgtcatcatcgcgTGGATCGGCGATCGGCCATTGACCCTACTCTTCGACCCTTTCGCCAccatcttgctcttcttgacCGTGCTCATTGTGAActtcgccatcgccgacAACAGGTCCAACTACCTCGAAGGGTTTGTGCTCATCATGGTCTATCTTATCGTCGCGCTCACCGTCTGGTTTGTACCAGATGACCTTGCCGACACGCTCTTTTCCGATGCCTACTGCCACAATCGCTAA